The Nicotiana tomentosiformis chromosome 2, ASM39032v3, whole genome shotgun sequence genome includes the window tcgatggtctcaaccggcacaatagcggacggatctccaactaccttcttcaacatggacacatggaataccaggtgTACTAAtaacatctcaggtggtagttcaagcttgtacgccacctgacctatcctttgaatgattctatacggcccgacataccttggacttaatttccctttctttccaaaccgcatgatccccttcatggaagataccttcaagaacacccaatcatcttctttgaactctaagtctctgcgatgaacatccgagtaggatttttgacgactctgagcagttttcaaccgctcttttatgatcttaaccttttccatagcctgatgcacaaggtctggtcctattagttcagcttctccaacctcaAACCACCTAATCGGCGAttcatcttctaccatacaaggcctcaaacggcgccatctgaatactggcatggaagctgttgttataagcaaattctatgagcggcaaatgatcatcccagctacccttgaagtcaagcacacacgcatgcaacatgtcctcaagcgtctgaatagtccgctctgcttgcccgtcagtctgtggatggaaagccgtgctaagatttacctgcgtacccaaaccttgctgaaacgtcttccagaaattagctgtgaattgggcccctcaatcgaaaatgatggaaactggagtgccatgaagcctgactatttccttaatatacaattgagcatattgttccgcagtgtcggtggatttaaccggcaaaaagtgagctgattttgtgagtcgatccacgatcacccaaattgagtcaaacttacgtgGAGTGCacggtaaccctaccacaaaatccatgttgatcatttcccatttccacattgaaatttctatactctgagctaacccaccgggcctttgatgctcggccttcacttgttgacagtttgaacattttgccacaaagtccgccacacccctcttcatgtcattccaccagtaaactttcttgagatcatgatacatttttgtagagcctgggtgcacggaatatctagaagtatgcgcttctgccatgattctttcccgaagaccatctacatttggaacacatagtcgtccttggtaccgtaatgtaccatcatccatgccaagagaaaaggacgtagtcttatgtttatgaatcccttccttcagtTGCAACACTACTGGATcactgtattgcttctccttgacctccgtcacaagcgatgattccgccctatttcgcacaatcactcccccttcactagagtccgtacgacgaactcccaaactggataactggtgaacctcccgggccaagggcctttgacatgcctctaagtgagccaaactacccatagatttctgactaagagcatccgccaccacattagccttccccggatgatacaaaatgtcgatgtcataatatttgagcaactcaagccaccttctctgccttaagttcaattccttctgcttgaaaatgtattggaaacttttgtggtccgtgaatacatctacatggactccatacaaataatgacgccaaagttttaatgcaaaaaccaccgccgcaagctctaagtcatgagttggatagttcttttcatgattcttaagttgccttgaagcatatgctataaccttaccatgttgcattaatacacacccaagaccgatccttgaagcatcaaaatacaccacaaacccctcagtaccctctggtagggtcaataccgacgccgaagtcaatcttgatttcaattcctgaaagctcctttcacaagcatcagaccactggaacttaaccgccttctgcgtcaatttagtcaatagagaggcaagagtggagaacccctccacgaacctcctataatacccggacaaacccaagaaactgcgaatctctgttggagtagtaggtctaggccaatccttcaccgccgcaatcttttgaggatcaaccttaattccttctccagagacgacatgacccaggaatgtaacatattcaagccaaaattcacatttctagaactttgcatacaagtggtggtgatgaagagtctgcagaactgccctgaggtggtcggcgtgatcctctcgactttgtgaatatacaaggatgtcgtcaatgaatactatcacaaaagagtcaagaaaCGTCCTGAAgcctcgattcataagatccatgaaagctgccggggcatttgttagcctgaaagacattaccaaaaattcaaagtgcccataccgggttctgaaagctgctttcggaatatcctgctcccttaccttcaattgatggtacccagaccgcaaatcaattttggagaagaacttagcaccttgtaattggtcaaacaaatcatctattctaggcaatgggtatttgtttttgattgtgactttgttgagttgccgataatcaatacacatctgcagcGATCCAtctgacaaagagaaccggtgtgccccaaggcgacacactcggtcggatgaaacctttctctagcaaatcccccagttgttcctttagctcttttaattctgccgACGCCATTCTATAaagtggaatggatataggctccGTGCCTGGTatcatatcaatcccaaaatcaatctccctgtctggaggtactccagggagctcatccggaaagataTCGGGGAAATCATTCACAATTGGTGCAGATTGAAGGGTAGGCACCTCAATAGTGGTGTCCGTCactcggaccaaatgataaatataccccttcctgatcatctttgtggccttaaggtaggaaataaacctacctttcggcataACATTATTCCCTTCCCACTCAACAGTTGGCTCATTAGGAAACCCAAGCCTCATAATTCTGGTCCGACAGTCaagtttggaaaaacatgaatagagccaatatattcccattattacatcaaaatcaatcatccctagttcaataagatcggccatggtatcccgagCACGCatcgtgacaacacaatccctataaatctgtgcggccataatagactcgccaaccggagtagatacagagaacaactcatgaagctgttctggttctatcccgaagctcgtagcaacataaggagtaacataggacaaagaagatccaggatcaataagggcatacacattaggagattgaaaagtcaatatacctgtgatgaTAGCTGGGGAAGCCTCGACACTCTGTCGACCACTTATAGCATAGAATCTGTTGGGTTCTcccaaactctgtgcaccacccgtAGCTGTACCACACCCTGTAGGTGCTGaagagcctcgagctggagggtgtGCTAAAGATGTGGCAgctgtaggactggatgactgagttgtgcccctgcctgcaccttgacgggatgcacgacactcTTTTTGAATATGGTCTCTCATTCCGTAtccgtaacatactggcatgtccaggtagcagactcccgaatgtatcctcccacacttagggcatagGGCCCTCTGCTGCTGctagaatctccctcctgatcggccctgatggtgggaccccctACTGCCCTAACCGGGCCTAAAGCGACTCCCCTACTGCTGGCCATGCCCTGATGgcggggcactagctgaagactgagcataagactgggatggccctgatgatcctccccgaaaTGCTGATCTCCCATCTCCGAatgaatccccaaggttgcccgctgatcgggccctactactactttcccgttcTATCCCAAGCTTTAACTTTCGAGCCTTCGTAGCTTGGAAAAATGCCATCATCCTTCCATAGTTCATGTTAAAATTTAGAGCAgctgtggcagcctcattaataaccaaagggctaaggccctgcacaaatcgacaCACTCTTACCTCCATCGTCGGCATCATATGAATAGCATACTTTGACAGGCacacgaactccatgtgatactcctaCACATTCTTACTACCCagtttaagggtctcaaactccatAGCATGGTCTGCCTTAGTCTCGGTAGGAAAGAAATGGTCTATGAAAGCATCCGCGAACTTACTCCATCTCGCCGGAGgtctcccctcctcacgggaatcttcccacatctcaaaccaggaatatgccacccctttcagatgataagaggccaactctactccttCTACTTTaatagcacgcataactcggagagtcttatgtatcttatcaatgaaatcctgagggtctgccccGGGATCAGTACCTATGAACAatggagggtctaactgaaggaacctgtttaccctggaactagaagaatcctcttgcgagctaaataaggtgggtgcaacatttgacctctgggcctgagaagctactaactgagtctGCATctaaatagctcccctaagatccccatcagaaatatcGGGACCtggagctggggctggaggtggaacaggtatatcgacgggagggattgtggcaccctccgcgggtgtaggaactggggtagtctgttctggagtagacgaatcaggaaatgtgatagtagggggattatcctcacccgcattatcaaaTAAGGGATCAACATCCACTCCTGGTAtggcattggcttcttggccaattctcgttctcttcttaggtgccatttactgaaagttagaacaatgcacgagttaggggaaaacaacctcatgttccgctctatcgcacgatatagaacaacaatgaagggtatcattcttaaatgtccaagtagccccctaattatagttgtggtcgacaacacaccgataagaagggctctactagacacggctctgaggcatcctaggacactttaaaaccttaggctctgataccaagtttgtcatgccccaacctcggggagcacgaccggcgctcaactgagtaaacccggtcgagcaagcctattaaacctttacTACCCGActtattcataatccaaaaagggattgcatcaccatttgtaaaatggGGGGGATCAGTTATATAactatataaacgttgctagttcatatttccttatatacattatgccatagttgagttcccaaaatacaactcaatccaacgaccaccccaacatacatacatgacccacataaacgtctacggagcctctaagagtacaaaagagcaacatgacaatgccggcaataaggccccggctatacctcaaaatatgaaaacttatacaaaagaaggactacataacccctgggagaaatggggctcaccaagattGCTGTGAGGAGAAAAAAAGAGCATCACCTATCTGCGATCgacactatctgcgatggaaccacctacatccattcaaagatgtagcgccctcggcaaaagggacgttaatactgtcgaatagtactagtatgtaaggcaaacacaaATCTTAGTAGAataaacagtgaaacaaagagaaggcagtcataaaaATCTATAAGAGTTTCatagaaataaaagaaaacaccaagtaagggtcacatagtttccaattcaatctttccatctttttagattaataatctttagtgccaaagccacaactcacaatgccaccgtgtttttacacggagtctggtctcggcccgaccggctaagccatctcaaggaGACATATCCATAttcacaatgtaaatcaataattccaacacaaatgccaccatgtgtacagcatggcgtccgatctcggcccgatcggctaagccatctcacttgagacataacctctttcaattgttcactaaatttacatttctttcccatctttcattacatggcacaaacatcctcatttattaagtagttcttggcacttgggaacattttataattcaagtcttttccctttttatccgttcaaataacatcatcacataaggcattgcacacataagggaaggagcttggaaacaacataattacgttctcaaatagtatgatgacatggtaaccatctaaaataattagggaacatgaatctttcaatccaacacactaaggcaaacaattctagtatgatcaagttagaacttacacccatcattcggacaccaggagttcgattctaggaagaagagagttatccatacatacctcaattgcgcttctttagactctacaattatccggaacccttagcaaccacaatctattttagcaatatacaaattaaacccagaattagaaaaatattcatagttctagctcacgttttccccacactctttatcacatatgcatgcaagataaaccacccccATACCCATGAggtatcaccctagtaccccattataactatgtttgaaattaagagctggggtgatgaagtcttaccttttagggtgaaaCATTTTGGTGCTCTATTTAAATATTTCCAAgactttgagtgatggttgaagatcaatttgatgaaaaataaggacctccctctagaaccctctctctcagtctagaaatatcagaaataagcttcaaaatagactaaaggggtgttttaacggaatgggggtcgggtattaaattaagaaaaatggtgccccgacacatgtctgtggtcgcatatgcgaccgtataatggtTATGTGGTCCACAAAGTGACcgtagaaatggccctcaggggcctaaactttcggctcaggtatgcgaccagtatgcggtctgtATACTTATTCTGCgttcgcataatgcaccgcaaaactctCTCCGCAGAAACtcaagaggaattatgcgaccgatatgcggtctgcatatcgattatgcggtcgcataatcgactgcaaaactgacctcaaattggccaaacttactgcttcactttgcggccattatgcggtccgcggagtGATTATgaggccgcataatgggccgcagaaatactTTCTTCTGCAAAATATTTTTCTCTAAGTTCGTAGGGTATTGTTCAGTCAGAACATAGTAATGCAGGAATTTATCTTAGCACCACGAAacccccgagtttttggttaaaagttTTACAGGTCCTTACAATTTCCTAGCCCTATTTTGTATTTTTCCCATCAAATATCTgtttaatttttgttttcttttgttctATTTAGTTAATCAAATATATGTTCCATCTTATTCTATTTGGTTGTATATCACAATATTGTTCAATTTTAGACTTTTAATCTGTGATGTCTAATTGAAGAAAAGCAACAGTTTAGACTTTAGAGCACACAAGGTTTGATGGAACTTAAAGCAACAAAAGTTAGTTAATCAAATATCTGTTTCGTCTTATTCAAATCCTATGTTGTTGCCTGCCGTAAGTTAATCAAATACATCGGCATCATCATTGAAGGAAGAAATCTATTCTTTACTTCCAGAGCACTCACTAAGTCCATCTAAAATACGTGGACAAGGTTATGATGGGGCTAGTAACATAAGGGGAGAGATAAATGGTCTTAAGACTTTGATTATGAAAGATAGTCCATCGGCATATTATATTCATTACTTTTCTCATCAATTACAATTAACACTTGTAGCTATTGCTAAAAAGCATTTGGATGTTGAAGATTTCTTTTGTCATGTTACTAATGTGTTGAATGTTATTGGAGGATCTTTTAAGCATAGAGATTCGCTTCGTCTTCTTCAAGCTGAAAAGTTGGAGTAATTACTTGAGTCCGGTGAAATTCATACTGGACAAGGATTAAATCAAAAACGGGGAATTCAAAGACTAGGTGATACTCGTTGGGGATCACATTTCAAAATATTagataattttattattcttTTCTCATCTATTATTCGTGTGCTTGAAGTGATTAAACATGAAGGTTCTACCTCAAATGATAGAAATCAAGCTAAGTATCTTCTGAGTGATATTAAAacattcaaatttatttttatgcTACACTTGATGTTGAAAGTGTTGGCATTGTCAAATGAGTTGAGCAAGACCTTACAAAAAAGGGATCAAGATATTGTTAATATTGTGAAGTTTCTTaacattacaaagaaaagattatAAGATATGAGAGAAAGTGAATGGGAATCTTTGTTGGAGTGTGCTTCCTCATTTTGTGCTATGCATGATATTTTGATTCCCAAGATGGATGAGTTTtattttcccaaaaagtcaaagaGGAAGTCTTCTAATGTTTGTTATTCACACCACTTGCGTGTTGAAATATTTTGTGTTGTGATTGAGGTGAAACTTCAAGAGCTTAATGACTGGTTTGATGTAGTGAATAGTAATTTGCTTCTCGGGAATACTAGCTTAAATCCAGTCAATTCTTTTGCTAATTATGATAAAGGTAGAATAATGACTTTAGCAAAGTATTATCCAAATGAGTTTGATGAAGTACGGATTCGGGATTTGAGTTATCAACTCGATACTTTCATAATTCATATGCGAGGTGGtaatgccaagttctccaaattGTAAGGAATTAGTACTTTGGCAAAAGTATTGGTTGAGGCAAATCTTGTGGAGACTTATTCATAAATTTACTTACTTTTGAAGTTGACTCTAATTTTACATGTTGCTACCACAATTGTGGAGAGAGCATTTTTATCCATGAAGCAAATAAAGAATGATGAGCGAAATAACATGGGTGATCAATATTTAAATGATTGTTTAGTTTGTTATATAGAGCGGGATGTATTACAAATGTAGGTACTGATGTTGTTATTGACCGTTTTCAGAATATGAAAACTCGTCGAGGACAATTGTAAAGGTATGATGTATATTTATGATATTagtatttttggaaattttatgCTTTGCGCCAAGTATTCATAGTTATTCCATTTGTTTTTCTATTGGTTTGTCTATATAAATTGAAAAATAAGTATCAAAATACATGAGATAGAAGTAAACAAGACAATGAAGTGTAATTGCTGAATAAGTTTGTGTACAAAGATCAAATTATATTGGAAAGAAAATATGTACAAGACATGATGGAGAGTGAAAGATGGCAGTAAAATACATGAACCAATACAAGTAACATTTGCCTTAAAATCATTGGGTAAGGTCACTAAGTAAGGAGTGAGAAGAGGAGTCAGATTagaaagattttttttattgGAAGTCATATGATCAGTAGTTCAACTATCTATAATCCATACATCTCTACTTACACTAGATAACATGCAAGTGTGAGAATCATCATCAGTATAAACAGGCAAGGAAAGAAAACTACCAGCAAAGTTAGCAGATCCCATCAGATTGGATTGAGGCTCAAAAGCAGGACTGATTTGAGTTTGTTGTAGCAGAGACATGAGTTGAGAGAACTGTTGTTGACTCAAACCAGGTATAGAGGAGACCCTATCATCAGTCATAGCAGCAAGTCCAACAAAAGGAGCAGTGTGAGGTTGAGTTGAGACATAGCTTCCTATACATGGTTGAAATTGAGTGGATTCAGCAGATACTGTTGCAGCTAACCTCTTTCCCTTGTTGAACTTAAAATTATGTGGGTACCCATGGAGTTTCTAGCACTTCTTAATTAGGTGTCCAGGTTTTTTATAATACTTACAAAACATGTTTCCCCTCGAGTGATCACAATCTATCTTTTGATTGTATTGTTTGGGAGGAAATTGCTTGATATTCACATTAGTATTGAAAGATGCAGATTCTGTTGTTAACTATGGGTTGAATTGAACCTGTCTTTGACTCTCATCCTGAAGGAGGATATTGTAAGCACTATCTAGTGAAGGAGGAGGATGCATCATCGGTAAGTTACTCCTTACACCCACATACACCTCATTTAACCTATAAGAAATTGGTGTAGCTTATCCTCTTCTTCATCTATTTGAATATCAAGTTTTGCAACACAAGTACAAGAATTTTCATGATTTTTGCGCATTGTTCCCAATTCATCCCAGAGCTTTTTTAGTTTGTTAAAATATGAAGCAACATCAAGGGAACCTTGATGAGTAGAAACCAATTCCCTTTTTATCTCAAAAATTTTGGTTCCATTCACTGTCACGTACCTACGTTCTAACTGCTTCCAAATACTTTCAGCTAACTCTGAGTATTGTACACTTTCAACAATGGTTGTTGAAAGAGAGCTAGTTAACCCGGAAATAACCATGTTGTTGCACCTATCCCATTAACGAATCATCGTAAGATTCTCACCAAACATTGGCTTAAGACAGGATCCATCCACAAAACCTATTTTATTCTTAGCTGACAAAGAAACTATCATACTCTTTTTCCATCTACCATAACCAGACCCATTAAATGGAGTACTAACCAAACAGGTTCCGGGAATATCAGATGAATGAATGAAAAGGGGGCTAGACGGGTCTAGCGTGTATACAGTAGTCTTACTAGTACAAGCAGCAAAAGGAGCTTTAGAATTCACCATATTAACACAAAATTGTGCACACAAGCAAGTCAATTAGACAGATTGAACATgcaatttcaaaaaaataaaattaggtTTACCGACTTTCCTCACTAAACTGAAAAATAGCAGAATCTTTGTGAAAAAAATCAATCAGCTGCCCCAAACTCAGAAAAATCCATGACAAATAGTAGAAACACCATAGAAAAACAAGGAAAACCAAGTCTGCCTCCAAAAATCACCAAATATAAAATAGAAAGGATAAAACGAAAGACTCCGAATCAACTCACGAGGTTAGGATCGATCGAGAGAGTGTGCTTAGAGTAATCACAatcccgctctgataccatgttaagatTTGTAGATCGAACAAAAGTGGAAAAGATCAGATTTATGGTTCACGTAATTGGACATGTTTGCAGAGAGAAGGTTCGAGAGAATTTCTTATTATCTACTGTAAAAACTTGATACAAAATACCCAAGTCTCACTTATTATAGTGGGCGAGATTGGAAAATacaaaataagagagaaaaagaaaaatgagccgGATCGGCTAATAAATACAACTGGCCCAAATGCCTAACACAACTATTAGTTAGCGCAAATCAGATAACTCCAACAAATTTCGATGTTGAGAAATGGGGTCTGTAATGAGAAATAGTCAGGAGGGTCACCAACTACAGCTGATATATAATCAACCAAATTTTTTTCTTATTGTCATATGTTCGACTAATGTTGGGAAAAAAGGGACAAGAGAAATGCGAACCAATAATAGAAAAAGTAGGTCATGAGCAGTTAAATATTGAGCACAT containing:
- the LOC138904421 gene encoding uncharacterized protein; the encoded protein is MRESEWESLLECASSFCAMHDILIPKMDEFYFPKKSKRKSSNVCYSHHLRVEIFCVVIEVKLQELNDWFDVVNSNLLLGNTSLNPVNSFANYDKGRIMTLAKYYPNEFDEVRIRDLSYQLDTFIIHMRGGNAKFSKL
- the LOC138904420 gene encoding uncharacterized protein — encoded protein: MRDHIQKECRASRQGAGRGTTQSSSPTAATSLAHPPARGSSAPTGCGTATGGAQSLGEPNRFYAISGRQSVEASPAIITGILTFQSPNVYALIDPGSSLSYIYRDCVVTMRARDTMADLIELGMIDFDVIMGIYWLYSCFSKLDCRTRIMRLGFPNEPTVEWEGNNVMPKGRFISYLKATKMIRKGYIYHLVRVTDTTIEVPTLQSAPIVNDFPDIFPDELPGVPPDREIDFGIDMIPGTEPISIPLYRMASAELKELKEQLGDLLEKGFIRPSVSPWGTPVLFVRWIAADVY